One stretch of Arachis duranensis cultivar V14167 chromosome 1, aradu.V14167.gnm2.J7QH, whole genome shotgun sequence DNA includes these proteins:
- the LOC107471733 gene encoding uncharacterized protein LOC107471733 yields MAKVSMLFSFLLGLVLLSQAHGSGEKIGFYELRRGDFEMRVTNYGATVLSVVLPDRNGNLADVVLGYDSIKSYVNDTTYFGGLIGRVANRIGHAEFTLDGKTYKLPANDHGNTLHGGFKGFNNVIWTVTSYKRDSHITFHYNSYDNEQGFPGKLEVDVTYMLMDTNKLVVKMIAKAIDKDTPVNLAQHTYWNMRGHNTGDVLSHRVQIFASKITPVNKKLIPTGKLQSVQGTPYDFRRPKEVGKQIDDLPGLYDINFAVDRKSKKHLNKVAVVRDPVSGRQMELWSNQVGVQFYTSGMLNNTVGGKDGAVYKKHAGIALETQGFPDSVNHPNFPSQIVRPGQIYQHYMVYRFTAY; encoded by the exons ATGGCTAAGGTATCAATGTTGTTTTCCTTTCTTCTGGGTTTGGTGCTCCTTTCCCAAGCACATGGAAGTGGAGAGAAGATTGGGTTTTATGAACTTAGAAGAGGAGATTTTGAGATGAGAGTTACGAATTATGGTGCTACCGTTCTATCTGTTGTGCTTCCTGATAGAAATG GAAATTTGGCTGATGTTGTTCTTGGTTACGATTCTATTAAGTCTTATGTG AATGATACAACTTACTTTGGAGGGCTTATCGGACGAGTGGCAAATAGAATCGGACATGCTGAATTCACTTTGGATGGCAAAACCTACAAATTGCCAGCTAATGATCATGGCAACACACTCCACG GCGGTTTCAAAGGGTTCAATAATGTTATTTGGACTGTAACATCCTACAAGAGAGACAGCCACATAACATTCCACTACAACAGTTATGACAATGAGCAAG GATTTCCTGGAAAACTTGAGGTGGATGTGACTTACATGTTGATGGATACAAACAAATTGGTTGTGAAAATGATTGCAAAAGCAATAGACAAAGACACACCGGTGAACTTAGCACAGCATACATACTGGAATATGAGAGGCCATAACACGGGCGACGTTCTTTCGCACAGAGTTCAAATCTTCGCATCCAAAATCACTCCGGTCAACAAAAAACTCATCCCTACGGGAAAGCTTCAATCCGTGCAGGGCACTCCATACGACTTCCGTCGGCCAAAGGAAGTCGGAAAACAGATCGACGATCTGCCCGGTCTCTACGATATCAACTTCGCCGTAGACAGGAAAAGCAAGAAACACTTGAACAAAGTTGCCGTAGTGAGGGATCCAGTGTCCGGGAGGCAAATGGAGTTGTGGTCAAACCAGGTTGGAGTGCAGTTCTACACAAGTGGAATGTTGAATAACACCGTTGGAGGCAAGGATGGTGCTGTTTACAAAAAGCATGCTGGTATTGCTTTGGAGACACAGGGGTTTCCTGATTCTGTTAATCATCCGAATTTTCCTTCTCAAATTGTTCGTCCTGGACAGATTTATCAACACTACATGGTTTATAGGTTCACTGCTTATTAA
- the LOC107467838 gene encoding ABC transporter A family member 7-like, with protein MFNPASFWTQANALLRKNLTYQKRDVKTNVRLVLFPVILVVLLYALQTAVDIVQSASLQDEKKTKAAACKGCVCVHDIGRHAKCPDSEKVCGPRFLGPEDANTCPVPYPPEWPPLLQLEVGDGLFSNDAARNVTMLFTGTDQFFGESLFGTMFPTELSINESDIMASLASVVLGTEFGLDLTVFVDPALSINSRILYRLQQDQCKVNSSFSFNFNEGDSKMIPDVKVNCTQASTLWRKSFSDIWDELQLEDRDDDKIGYYKLHKNPISGAFDFLNSNKNIFNVSFLIYKHDNRDKINMNRTPRSVNMISNAFLKFLLGNGTKMLFDFIGEMPKPASSDTTMIDITSLLGGLFYTWVILQLFPVILISLVYEKQHKIRMMMKMHGLGDGPYWLISYAYFLAISMAYMLCFVLMGSFFGFHFFRENNYGIQFVFYFIYVNLQIASAFLVAALFSNVKPATVTAYIVVFGTGLVAAFLFPDLLKNDLFPKKWIIVFEFYPGFALFRGLNEFAEYVSVGNSSGTLGMRWQDLNDSTNGMKQILIIMSIEWIVFLFVAYYLDQVSSSASGRSPFFFLKGFQKKTPLSSQNDNMPMQGSRALAQMDKPDVIQQREKVEELLLEPAGNHRIVCNELRKVYQGRDGNPDKVAVRGLFLAVPQGECFGMLGPNGAGKTSFISMMIGLTKPTSGTAFVQGMDIRTDMNGLYTSMGVCPQHNLLWERLTGREHLLFYGRLKNLKGSALTQAVEESLKSLNLFNGGVADKQAGKYSGGMKRRLSVAISLIGNPNVVYMDEPSTGLDPASRKRLWDVIKTAKKDRAIILTTHSMEEAEALCDRLGIFVDGSLQCIGNSKELKARYGGTYVLTMTTPWEHEKEVENMVRLLCPNANKIYHISGTQKFELPKGEVRIADVFGAVDFAKRNFTVSAWGLTDTTMEDVFIKVARGDPHSQNLS; from the exons ATGTTCAACCCAGCTAGCTTCTGGACACAGGCTAACGCTCTTCTCCGCAAGAACTTAACTTACCAG AAACGCGATGTCAAGACCAACGTGAGGCTGGTGCTGTTCCCGGTGATCCTCGTCGTACTGCTCTACGCGCTCCAAACGGCGGTCGACATCGTGCAGAGCGCGTCGCTTCAAGACGAGAAGAAGACGAAGGCCGCCGCCTGCAAAGGCTGCGTCTGCGTTCACGACATCGGGCGCCATGCCAAGTGCCCGGACTCAGAGAAGGTGTGTGGGCCCCGATTCTTGGGCCCCGAGGATGCCAACACGTGTCCCGTACCCTACCCGCCGGAGTGGCCTCCCCTTTTGCAACTTGAAGTCGGCGACGGACTCTTCAGCAATGATGCCGCCCGCAATGTCACCATGCTCTTCACTGGCACTGACCAATTTTTTGGAGAaa GTTTATTTGGAACTATGTTCCCAACTGAGTTGAGTATAAATGAGTCTGATATCATGGCTAGTTTGGCATCAGTTGTTCTG GGAACTGAATTTGGGTTGGATTTAACCGTTTTTGTGGACCCTGCGTTAAGTATTAACTCTCGTATCCTTTATCGTCTACAACAAGATCAGTGTAAGGTGAACTCTAGTTTCTCCTTTAACTTCAACGAGGGAGACTCCAAAATGATCCCAG ATGTTAAGGTGAATTGTACTCAGGCTTCTACCTTATGGCGCAAGAGTTTTTCTGATATATGGGATGAGCTTCAACTTGAAGATCGTGATGATGATAAGATAGGTTATTACAAGTTACACAAGAATCCTATTAGTGGAG CTTTTGACTTTCTAAATTcgaataagaatatttttaatgttagctttttaatttacaaacaTGACAATAGAGATAAGATCAACATGAACCGCACTCCTCGTTCTGTAAATATG ATATCAAATGCCTTCTTGAAGTTTTTGCTGGGAAATGGTACCAAGATGTTATTTGACTTTATAGGGGAAATGCCAAAACCTGCATCCTCAGACACAACAATGATTGATATAACTTCTCTCCTGGGTGGTTTGTTCTATACATGGGTCATCCTTCAACTGTTTCCT gTTATTCTGATATCGTTGGTGTATGAGAAGCAGCACAAaataagaatgatgatgaaaatgcaTGGTCTTGGAGATGGACCATACTGGTTGATTTCCTATGcttattttcttgccatttccATGGCCTACATGCTGTGCTTTGTGTTAATGGGTTCATTCTTTG GATTCCATTTCTTCAGAGAGAATAACTATGGAATCCAGTTcgtgttttattttatctatgtAAACTTACAAATTGCCTCCGCGTTTCTGGTGGCTGCCCTGTTTTCGAATGTTAAGCCTGCTACAG TTACAGCATATATAGTTGTCTTTGGAACTGGACTGGTAGCTGCCTTTCTTTTCCCAGATTTGCTGAAGAATGATCTATTTCCAA AAAAATGGATcattgttttcgagttttatccTGGGTTTGCTTTATTTCGCGGGCTAAATGAGTTTGCGGAATATGTCAGTGTTGGAAATAGTTCAGGGACCCTTGGCATGAGGTGGCAGGATCTGAATGATAGCACAAATGGCATGAAACAGATCTTAATCATCATGTCAATTGAGTGgatagtttttctttttgttgcttACTACCTTGATCAAGTTTCCTCATCAGCAAGTGGGAGAAgtccattttttttcttgaaaggATTCCAGAAGAAGACACCTTTGTCTTCCCAAAACGACAATATGCCAATGCAGGGGTCAAGAGCCTTGGCTCAGATGGATAAACCTGATGTAATCCAACAG AGGGAGAAAGTGGAGGAGCTGCTACTTGAACCGGCCGGCAATCACAGAATAGTTTGCAACGAGCTGAGAAAAGTCTATCAGGGAAGGGACGGAAACCCGGATAAAGTAGCAGTGAGAGGGTTGTTCCTTGCTGTTCCTCAAGGGGAATGCTTTGGCATGCTTGGTCCCAATGGTGCTGGAAAGACTTCTTTTATTAGTATG ATGATTGGTCTGACAAAGCCAACCTCTGGTACTGCATTTGTTCAAGGCATGGACATAAGAACTGATATGAATGGACTATACACAAGCATGGGTGTATGCCCCCAACATAA CTTGCTGTGGGAAAGGTTGACAGGAAGAGAGCACCTACTTTTCTATGGCAGACTTAAAAACCTCAAAGGTTCAGCCTTAACACAG GCAGTAGAAGAATCTTTGAAGAGTTTAAACCTTTTCAATGGAGGAGTTGCTGATAAACAAGCTGGAAAATACAGTGGAGGGATGAAGAGGAGGCTTAGCGTTGCAATTTCTTTGATTGGGAATCCCAAT GTTGTTTATATGGATGAGCCAAGCACCGGATTGGACCCTGCATCAAGAAAACGCTTATGGGATGTTATTAAGACTGCCAAAAAGGATCGTGCAATTATTCTTACTA CTCATTCCATGGAAGAGGCAGAGGCCTTGTGTGATCGATTAGGAATCTTTGTTGATGGTAGCTTGCAGTGCATAGGAAATTCAAAGGAG TTGAAAGCAAGATATGGAGGAACTTATGTGTTGACAATGACAACACCTTGGGAGCATGAAAAGGAAGTGGAGAACATGGTACGGCTGCTATGTCCTAATGCTAACAAGATATACCATATTTCTGGGACTCAGAAGTTTGAGCTGCCTAAAGGGGAGGTTAGAATAGCTGATGTATTTGGAGCTGTTGATTTTGCAAAGAGAAACTTCACTGTTTCTGCATGGGGTTTAACTGACACCACAATGGAAGATGTCTTCATTAAGGTTGCTCGTGGCGACCCCCATTCTCAAAACCTgtcataa